In one window of Rhinatrema bivittatum chromosome 10, aRhiBiv1.1, whole genome shotgun sequence DNA:
- the LOC115100275 gene encoding regulator of G-protein signaling 1-like encodes MPRIFFHHANPTNLKEMDCKPEEDPSDKKKPKSFGTDLKSYLKSMLPHLPHLESGIKSSASKHNKLSPEEVAEWSLSLEKLLACQTGQAAFRLFLKSEFSEENIEFWLACEDYKKTKLPDNLYSKAEMIYQQFIHPDAAKQVNIDFHTRKNITSQVLQPTLTSFDEAQKTVYLLMEKDSYPRFLKSEAYLNLLNKCQASNHKG; translated from the exons ATGCCAAGGATCTTCTTCCATCACGCTAACCCTACTAACCTGAAAGAAATGGACTGCAAGCCTGAAGAAGACCCGAGTGACAAAAAGAAACCAAAGTCTTT TGGAACGGATCTGAAAAGCTATTTGAAGTCTATGTTGCCACACTTGCCACATCTGGAGTCCGGTATCAAATCTTCTGCTTCCAAGCACAATAA ACTATCTCCAGAGGAGGTGGCTGAGTGGTCCCTATCTTTGGAAAAGCTGCTTGCCTGTCAAA CCGGTCAAGCTGCTTTCCGTTTGTTCCTGAAATCGGAATTTAGTGAGGAAAACATTGAGTTCTGGTTGGCTTGCGAAGACTACAAGAAAACAAAGCTGCCCGATAATCTATACAGCAAGGCAGAGATGATTTATCAGCAATTTATTCACCCTGATGCTGCCAAACAG GTTAATATTGATTTTCACACAAGAAAGAATATTACTTCCCAAGTTCTGCAACCAACTCTGACAAGTTTTGATGAGGCCCAGAAAACTGTGTATCTGCTTATGGAGAAAGACTCATACCCTCGATTCCTGAAATCAGAAGCGTACTTGAACCTTTTAAACAAGTGCCAGGCAAGCAATCACAAGGGATGA